Proteins from one Athalia rosae chromosome 8, iyAthRosa1.1, whole genome shotgun sequence genomic window:
- the LOC105687889 gene encoding cold shock protein 1-like gives MREAAPDDSKPTLERQVRKQAVTISIRGLNDRLKILVKCRRCETLGEAISIAIEEERELGPSRDQLRSGSNGAGSTRSCYNCGRPGHVARDCRIPNTDSRSVRRLPTPSEHVRKIEVVCHYCKKPGHFIRDCRTRLANENRGYYVDDREFPRQPGDQMGPSGDACGQDNEISGNEKQARRTGNRIASYQ, from the coding sequence ATGAGAGAAGCCGCCCCTGACGACTCGAAACCAACGTTGGAACGACAAGTACGGAAGCAGGCTGTCACTATTTCCATACGAGGGTTGAATGACCGGCTGAAGATATTGGTCAAGTGTCGGCGATGTGAGACCCTCGGGGAGGCAATTTCCATTGCAATAGAAGAGGAACGCGAATTGGGTCCCAGCCGGGATCAACTGCGATCGGGTAGCAATGGAGCGGGTAGCACCAGGTCCTGCTACAACTGCGGGAGGCCAGGACATGTAGCACGAGACTGTCGGATACCGAATACCGATTCACGAAGTGTGCGACGTTTGCCGACACCGAGTGAACACGTAAGGAAAATTGAAGTCGTATGTCACTATTGTAAGAAACCGGGACATTTTATCAGAGATTGCAGGACACGATTAGCTAACGAGAATAGGGGATACTACGTAGATGACAGAGAATTTCCGAGACAACCAGGGGACCAGATGGGTCCATCCGGGGATGCTTGTGGACAAGACAACGAGATTTCGGGAAACGAGAAGCAGGCGCGACGGACAGGCAACCGTATCGCGTCGTACCAGTAA